In the genome of Catenulispora sp. EB89, one region contains:
- a CDS encoding beta-ketoacyl synthase N-terminal-like domain-containing protein, with protein sequence MTYSDSDVAIIGMACRFPGADSIEKFWQVLREGRETLTRYTDEELLAAGVPAHRLADPHYVKAGQSIPGIDLFDAELFGFTRDEAEILDPQHRIFLECALEALERAGYDPDRTDGQIGVYAGAGMNTYLLENLAARHRDGSSVDRYRLMLANDKDFLATRLSYKLNLSGPSLTINTACSTSLVALHTACLALLSGECDVALVGAVHLGAPGQGYQYQDGMIFSPDGRCRAFDAAARGTVIGSGAGVVVLKPLKEAQADGDWIHAVITGSAVNNDGSAKTGYTAPSITGQAAVIADAHEVAGVEPDTIGYVEAHGTGTPLGDPIEVAALTEAFRLGTDRSGYCALGSVKTNIGHLDTAAGMAGLIKTVLMLEHRTLVPSLHFTSPNPEIDFGSSPFFVNTATTDWADGQGPLRAGVSSFGIGGTNAHVIVQQAPARTEPAAAPRPELLVVSARSSAALHHIGTALARHLKQRPDLGLGAVAQTLAVGRKAHAHRLALVANSTRSAAMALAIGDAERLHQGVAQDEPGAAVFVLSGAVDPEAAVELYGSVPAYRDAVDACVEQGEAVLRAGGARAAFAHEYALARTLIAWGIAPAAVAATGTGHAVAAAVAQTLPVADALAMADGAEPARLNQARLPVVDLTELDTLLADTGHHAVRLDSGLLDIVAAEWVRGAPVDFAAVYTGRDRHRLPLPTAPLRRERYWVESAGAGEPNPVAGDRLVDKFDRDDPAHNVELITGYLVEEIGRVLGNRDRAGLDSNLFDLNLDSLLLIEIGAKLARELGFEVPTTAFLEFPTIRSFVANLAELLGLAAAPGEKAVDRMSRRAQRAATMRNS encoded by the coding sequence ATGACCTACTCCGACTCCGATGTCGCGATCATCGGGATGGCCTGCCGGTTCCCGGGTGCCGACTCGATCGAGAAGTTCTGGCAGGTGTTGCGGGAGGGCCGCGAGACCCTGACCCGCTACACCGACGAGGAACTGCTGGCCGCCGGGGTGCCTGCGCACCGCCTTGCCGACCCGCACTACGTCAAGGCCGGGCAGAGCATCCCGGGCATCGACCTGTTCGACGCCGAGCTGTTCGGGTTCACCAGAGACGAGGCGGAGATCCTCGATCCGCAGCACCGGATCTTCCTGGAGTGCGCGCTGGAGGCGCTGGAGCGCGCCGGCTACGACCCGGACCGCACCGACGGCCAGATCGGTGTGTACGCCGGCGCAGGCATGAACACCTATCTGCTGGAGAACCTGGCCGCCCGGCACCGCGACGGGTCCTCCGTGGACCGCTACCGGCTGATGCTGGCCAACGACAAGGACTTCCTGGCCACCCGGCTGTCCTACAAGCTGAACCTCAGCGGCCCCAGCCTCACCATCAACACCGCCTGCTCGACTTCGCTGGTCGCGCTGCACACCGCGTGTCTGGCACTGCTCAGCGGCGAGTGCGACGTGGCGCTGGTCGGCGCGGTCCACCTGGGCGCGCCCGGGCAGGGCTACCAGTACCAGGACGGCATGATCTTCTCCCCGGACGGCCGCTGCCGGGCCTTCGACGCCGCGGCGCGGGGCACCGTGATCGGCAGCGGCGCAGGTGTCGTCGTGCTCAAACCGCTCAAGGAGGCCCAGGCCGACGGCGACTGGATCCATGCCGTCATCACCGGTTCGGCGGTCAACAACGACGGTTCGGCCAAAACCGGTTACACCGCGCCCAGCATCACCGGGCAGGCCGCGGTCATCGCCGACGCGCACGAGGTAGCCGGCGTCGAACCGGACACCATCGGCTACGTCGAGGCCCACGGCACCGGAACGCCGCTCGGCGACCCGATCGAGGTGGCCGCGCTGACCGAGGCGTTCCGCCTGGGCACCGACCGGTCCGGATACTGCGCGCTCGGTTCGGTGAAGACGAACATCGGGCACCTCGACACCGCGGCCGGGATGGCCGGCCTGATCAAGACCGTGCTGATGCTCGAGCACCGCACCCTGGTGCCTAGCCTGCACTTCACCTCGCCCAACCCGGAGATCGACTTCGGGTCGAGCCCGTTCTTCGTCAACACCGCGACCACCGACTGGGCCGACGGCCAGGGCCCGCTCCGGGCCGGCGTCAGCTCCTTCGGCATCGGCGGCACCAACGCGCACGTGATCGTCCAGCAAGCCCCGGCCCGCACCGAACCGGCAGCCGCACCGCGACCCGAACTGCTGGTCGTCTCGGCCCGGTCGAGCGCCGCGCTGCACCACATCGGCACCGCGCTGGCCCGCCACCTCAAGCAGCGACCCGATCTCGGCCTCGGCGCGGTCGCCCAGACCCTGGCCGTGGGCCGCAAAGCCCATGCGCACCGGCTCGCACTGGTCGCGAACAGTACCCGCTCGGCGGCGATGGCGCTGGCCATCGGCGACGCCGAGCGCCTGCACCAGGGCGTGGCGCAGGACGAGCCCGGCGCCGCGGTGTTCGTGCTCAGCGGTGCCGTCGACCCCGAAGCGGCCGTCGAGCTCTACGGTTCGGTACCCGCGTACCGCGACGCTGTCGACGCCTGTGTCGAGCAGGGTGAAGCGGTGCTGCGCGCGGGCGGGGCGCGGGCCGCCTTCGCCCACGAGTACGCGCTGGCCCGCACGCTCATCGCCTGGGGCATCGCACCGGCCGCTGTGGCTGCCACCGGCACCGGTCACGCGGTGGCCGCGGCTGTGGCCCAGACCCTGCCGGTCGCCGACGCGTTGGCCATGGCCGATGGCGCCGAGCCTGCCCGGTTGAACCAGGCGCGCCTGCCGGTCGTCGACCTGACCGAACTGGACACGCTGCTGGCTGACACCGGCCACCACGCGGTTCGGCTGGACTCCGGGTTGCTGGACATCGTGGCCGCCGAGTGGGTACGCGGTGCGCCGGTGGACTTCGCGGCCGTGTACACCGGGCGTGATCGGCACCGGTTGCCGCTGCCGACGGCACCGTTGCGGCGCGAGCGGTACTGGGTCGAGTCGGCTGGCGCCGGCGAGCCCAACCCGGTCGCGGGGGACCGGTTGGTCGACAAGTTCGATCGCGATGATCCGGCCCACAACGTCGAACTGATCACCGGATACCTGGTCGAGGAGATCGGGCGGGTGCTGGGCAACCGGGATCGGGCCGGTCTGGACAGCAACCTGTTCGACTTGAACCTGGATTCGCTGCTGCTGATCGAGATCGGCGCCAAGCTCGCGCGCGAACTGGGCTTCGAGGTGCCGACCACGGCGTTCCTGGAGTTCCCGACCATCCGCTCGTTCGTCGCCAACCTGGCCGAGTTGCTCGGCCTGGCCGCCGCACCCGGGGAGAAGGCCGTCGATCGAATGTCGCGGCGAGCCCAGCGCGCAGCGACGATGCGCAACAGCTGA